One Prunus dulcis unplaced genomic scaffold, ALMONDv2, whole genome shotgun sequence genomic window, TCGTACTTGAGGAGGTGGGAGGCCTGCTTCACGCCTCCAGTGTCGTTGATGACAACGACATCAAGAGGGGAGTCCTTGCGCCCATGCCAGCACCTCAAGAAGTTCCTTCCAATTCTTCCGAATCCATTTATAGCCACCTTTAGCTTCGCCTCCGCTATCCCTTTTTTGTATCCTCCGCTGCTTCCCACCTTCAATTCGTTCCCAATTACAAGGACACATTACGCACGCAATCACATTTACCATTTACCATTTACCATTTACAAGTAGACATGACATTAGTCAACCTTCCATGTCAAATGTGGTCAACCAAACCAACCATTGTGCTAAAAcgttatataattattaagtAGTAGTATTTTTTATGATCATGGAAacgtgtgtgtgtatatatatatatatattggtatggtaaataaatagataaatGGACGGTGGGATAATTAAGAGGACAAGAAAAGCAGTACTCACAGCAGAGGTCTGGAAGGAAATGACTGAAAACAAATCGTCTGAGGTCTTCCTTCCAAAAGGAAGGCAAGCTGATGAGGTCCGGAGACCTGAGAATTCTGCAAATCCCTTTCCATTTGCctggaaatggagaaatttaTCATTTGAGCATCACATGATTGTTGATGACAATATAACAATATAAAACACTAGCAATGAATGCACAAGAAGGACGGTACGGCTTTAATTTTACTCTTCACTTACATAGACATACATGTATACTtatgtatatatctatatagaatatagatagagagagagcttgcatgcatatgcatatatatatattcataaaaTGAGTGACACATGAAAATCAGAAGCCGCATGAACCTGAAGAGATGGTTTGGCCACAGAAAGAATAGCCGAAGCCATCCTTGCGAGGGAGGATGGAGGATATGGATATggagctagctagctagcctATAGCTTAAGCAAGCAGTAGTAGAAGTGGTAGCAAGACAGTCAGAAAATTTGCAAGGTCGTTATATATTCATTTTAATAAGATAGAGATGATGAGAGAGCAAGTGTTGGGAGTGACTGAAATAAAACCAAGAGGGGATGAGATTATGGATAGCCTATCATTCAACGAATGGCTGAGGTTTAAAGCTTTGTGTTTGTGTCCCCCTCTCCCCTCCACTCCTATTCCTTCTTCTATACACTCTTCCTTTCCTTGCATTTCCCATCTTCTCTCtcactttcttctttcattttgTACTCATTTTGGACATTAGGCCTTTGGGCCTTTGGGCCTGAGCCTGGTTCTCTTAGTCGCCCAACTTACATATACAAAGAATATAAAGCTGCTGCAAGGATGAAAAAGTCTACCAGTCAGGATCCATGCATTGTCCCTCCCATGCTTTGGCATACACATACAACGGCATACACATATAATTTAAGCTAACAGTGTTCTGTTGTTAAATATAAAGACAGCTGCAACACATTTTCCTCAACAAACCCTCATTCGTTTCAATACGGATTTTGCTAACTGTTTGGTCACTGAAACTGCAATAGAGCTTTAGTGGCTTCCCACCGAACAAATTCTAACTCCAAAACGAAAAGAGGATCGTTCTATAGGTAGTCTCCGAACATACATTCGTTTTTCAGTGGGTGGCTTCCAAAACATCCATTTGCTCTTCGATGGGTAGCTTTCAAACATCCATTTGTTTTTCAGTGAACACGGTTGCGACCCTACTTTTACTGTGATAGTCAATGGCCCGGCAATGGCTATGGGCACCTTCTTTCACTTGATATTAAAGTAGATTAACTAAACAGAGTGAATAACCAAACAAATACATCTTTGTAATAGATTCTTTCTTCAATAAAGTTCAGATCTTCTTTCCCGAATTTGCCTATGTGAAATAGAGTTCAAATATTAATTATcgacccaacccaacccatcAGAAGTTGTATCAACATGTTACATTACAGAATGAGACCAGTATAAAAGCGTCGTAAAGTTGATAATTATAATTGAACAGAACCAGTAATTGTCTCATGTATCAATGAAACTAACATCAAAAGGCATCAGCAATGAAAAAGTGTTACTGTTGGCGCATTTCCAGTTTTCTAGACAGTTAAAGCGATTGAGATCGGAAGATCCATCTAGAGAGTTTTCTTGAGATTCAAAATAGGGTTTTCTGTATTGAACTTATGATCACAACAACATAAAAGACGAAAATCCCTAGGCATCATGCATAGATTGGATTCCGTAAACAACAGAGAGCACACCACATAGTTAGAAAGTTAGAACTGGCTCGCATAACCTCATTTTAGCACATAGCTTCTGAAAGTAAGCTTTACATACTGTTTTCTACTAACTGAAAGTGTTACTTCATTACATCTAGACTAACGTAACCTCACTCTAGCACATAGCTTCTGAAAGCACATTAGTCTAGGACCCAATGACCTTGACCACAGGAATGTCAATCTAAATTTTTTGAGCTGCTCTTGactaaaaataaacataaattaaacaagCCTCCAGCTTCTTAAGGCGAAGAAGCAGAGAACTAAAAGACTCAAAGGTATTTAGTATGGTCCAGGGCAGATGCCAATTAGTTTGTCtgcttttctcttttgaaaatGTCCATCTTTCACAGCAATGTAGCTGAAAAGTAGGTCTACAATGAAAATTGCAGCCAACTCACAAATCAACCTTGGAAGAATTGTAGATccttgaattaaaaaaatatttaattcaaCTAAGCTAAGCCTAATCCAACTCAGAAATTCAAACTACTAACCCAACCCTCATAAAttgttgtttttcattttcactttgtAGATGGTCAATATGTtctattgaaaaaaaaatatcaatatgagATCTTTTACAGAATCATCTTCCATTTCTCAATTACTTAATCTTCGATTCGGTATATAGGAAGGTAGGAATGTAATTTTACACTACAACGTGAAAAATTGAAGCCTTCCTTCCACACAAATTAATACGCACTTGAATGGAAGAAACAAACTCACTAGCAACTTGTCATGTCATGCTTGCAGAACTCATTAAAACAGATTGCTTGGTCAAATCAGCTAATGTTTAAGATAAGTTGCTGCAGGCAGAATCTATTCAATATAAAGTTTTCTACCAATATATATTCTTAGTCTGAATTGCCCAGGCGAGCAatctcttctttctcacatGAAAAAGGCAAGgtaaaagagaaacaaaagcaTAGCCAAAATGGGGGAAATGAcagtattttttaataaatattgagCAATCTAGATGACAGACGGAAGAACAAAAGCTAGAattcaataaatttaattagCAGGATTCTAAGACTACCATCAACCAGGATGCATATTCGTTAGAAATTTAGAAGGCAAAGAGCATGAAATGCAATAGTTAATACTAGCAGCATATATGGCTTCAACTTCAGCTACTGTGACATCAATCATCATCAATAAAGTAAGGAGCAAGGGCAAAACAAGGCATGGCAGTAGTATCTCAATTATGACTAGGAACTGGGAACTGGGAACTGGGAACTAGGAAGGAAGGAGGACTACTGACTGACGGTTGAGACAGAAGAGCTGCTGAGCTGAGCAATGATATTGAATTCATGGCGAACTGGACTCTGAAGCAGTTAGTGAAGTGAATGCCTGCCTGCCTGGTCAGTGGTCATATGTTACAGCTCATATATTCATACTCTGAGTATCTGAAGCTTGGTGGAGAAGGCAATTGCAACCCAATCGGGCTGGGAAGAGGACCACTGCAGTTGCTCGATCTCGGCCCCGGCCGTATAGGCCAGAATGGGATCCAGGCCACCCTCCACCGGCTGGCCCATGGAGGAGAGGTCCCAGATGAGAGCCTGGGAGTCATCTCCGGCAGTGCAGATGTGGCAAGAGCTGTGAGGGGCCCAGGCAATGGCGTTGACGCTGGCCTGGTGCCTCTGCAACTCGACGACTGGGAGGGTCGGGAAGCGGATGTCCAGGACGACCACCTTGGCGCTGTCCATGATGATGGTGGCCATGTACCTGGGGTCTTGCTTGTTCCATCCCAGCCGGACCAGGGGGGTGTCGGGCTCCGAACTCTCGTAGATGATGGTCGAGTGCTCCTTGTCGCGCAGGTCGAACACTCTCACGGAGCCGTCTGCCGAGACGGAGGCGAAGACACCAACGCCGCCCCAGGCAATGTCGTACACCTCCTTGTCGTGGGCGATGAGCTGGGTGTCCACCGCCTCGCGCTCTATGTCCCAGATAGTGCAGGTAGTGTCGATAGAGGAGGTGCCGATGCGCTTGGGCTCCGCCTCGTTCCAGTCGAAGGAGGTGAGGGGCCCGCAGAACTCGGAGCTCTTGTTGCCGTTGAGGAGGGACTTGAGCTCCACTGACGAGGAGGAGGAGTCAGACTCCTCGTCCTCCCCAGAGATGCGCCACACGCGGAGGAAATCGCTCGAGGTGGCCAGCAGGTCTGGCTTCTGGCACTCCTTGTCCGGGATGAAGATGGTCTTGGTCGGCGGGTACGGGTGCTCGAACGACAGGTTCGGGTCCGACCGGATCTCCCCGTTTGAGTCGTCCAGCT contains:
- the LOC117612472 gene encoding WD repeat-containing protein LWD1 produces the protein MGASRSSDPNQDGSDEQQKRSEIYTYEAPWHIYAMNWSVRRDKKYRLAIASLLEQYPNRVEIVQLDDSNGEIRSDPNLSFEHPYPPTKTIFIPDKECQKPDLLATSSDFLRVWRISGEDEESDSSSSSVELKSLLNGNKSSEFCGPLTSFDWNEAEPKRIGTSSIDTTCTIWDIEREAVDTQLIAHDKEVYDIAWGGVGVFASVSADGSVRVFDLRDKEHSTIIYESSEPDTPLVRLGWNKQDPRYMATIIMDSAKVVVLDIRFPTLPVVELQRHQASVNAIAWAPHSSCHICTAGDDSQALIWDLSSMGQPVEGGLDPILAYTAGAEIEQLQWSSSQPDWVAIAFSTKLQILRV